Proteins encoded by one window of Dehalococcoidia bacterium:
- a CDS encoding YfhO family protein, with protein MRKYVLLSYDLLATAFLFLLAVLFFQRAIFSGEIFAERDTRVFYFPLQAWFAGRLKQFELPLWSPDIFGGFPIFADGETGMFYPPVVLLSFFLPAGQAFIWNVVVHFFFAGVFTYCLCRALALSRLASVIGGVTFMFSGFLVAQIHHQNLLDSAVWLPLILCFIERAARASGGRRQINLAFAGAAFGLQSLAVHVQVPLMSALVIAAYCTFRWLLCPIGGAPPRLLVGHSDWQQGWVRRLALEELDRLWAAARVVIGRLWLWAWSGLLIGGIGAGLAAVQLLPLYELGTFSRRAGGVDYAFATLHPQTPVNLITLLLPYFFRSPDGYYWGLWSSWETRLYMGIAPLILAVVALIACRTRFVYFFGLLGLTALWIGMASHAPFFNLHELIYQLPGYNQMRAPGRYALVFSLAVAVLAASGFCFLERHLRGGWRFNPGGPGPLFVREAAPRGPWRVPLYAALVFVFLLALEVVFRLEEAAAAVAARAPTVAKWVEEYLAAPRMRRLPDEALTAERVWAGLAAALDPASFWVNYALILLFLTILVLFLWLALRPLRWLWMTALLTFSVVDLIFVGWQFHPTIPLGTLEAASAPVRFLQNQLATAPGRVYSRPGATTAPNTLAAFNIPEVGGYSSLSFRRHEEYTGALEIGYPHLLDAFHVRYVIASNRFIPTPSFEATPFDPARPLFSTVSTANGSASIDFVLEGFLATDLRVVSRLRNSHDLPQGTPVLEVRLTDDRGAIQTFRLLAGVHTSENAYDRPDVRPLVKHNKTQVAFEYKTPAGVVEGLAYYTNLPLGRRARITRVEARNISPIGDLQLVGMSLVDEPTRTLRHLFAERSTRWKRVYEDADVVIFENLRVLPRAYLVPNAIVRPPSKNPIEILNFMAENAFDPRREVLFERGDAPPNIPTVVRPPLPSDVRLEQASDMYLRIRVRTPEEQYLVVADTYYPGWKATIDGIPATIYRANYLMRGIAVPPGEHVVELRFEPDTFWLGFRITLSVASGVIAVWALWRLGLFARLLAQLARGWHRRGGHWRTFPLPTPRPSPRWPRPVPTEARFARR; from the coding sequence GTGCGGAAGTACGTCCTTCTGTCGTACGACCTCCTCGCGACAGCCTTTCTCTTTCTCCTCGCCGTCCTGTTCTTCCAACGCGCCATCTTCAGCGGAGAGATCTTCGCCGAGCGGGACACGCGCGTTTTCTACTTTCCTCTTCAAGCATGGTTCGCCGGCCGACTGAAGCAGTTTGAGCTGCCGCTCTGGTCGCCGGATATTTTTGGCGGCTTTCCGATCTTCGCCGATGGCGAGACGGGGATGTTCTATCCCCCCGTTGTACTGCTCAGCTTTTTCCTGCCGGCGGGACAAGCGTTCATCTGGAATGTCGTCGTCCATTTCTTCTTCGCCGGGGTCTTTACCTACTGCCTCTGCCGCGCGCTTGCGCTGAGCCGCCTCGCGAGCGTGATCGGCGGCGTCACCTTCATGTTCTCAGGCTTTCTCGTCGCGCAGATCCACCATCAGAACCTCCTGGACTCAGCAGTGTGGCTGCCGCTCATTCTCTGCTTCATCGAACGAGCCGCGCGCGCAAGCGGCGGAAGACGGCAGATTAACCTCGCCTTTGCCGGCGCCGCGTTTGGCCTGCAGTCGCTTGCGGTGCATGTCCAAGTGCCGCTAATGAGCGCCCTCGTGATCGCGGCCTACTGCACCTTCCGCTGGCTCCTCTGCCCGATCGGGGGCGCGCCGCCGCGGCTGCTCGTCGGCCATAGCGACTGGCAGCAGGGATGGGTTCGCCGTTTGGCCCTTGAAGAGCTTGACCGGCTGTGGGCAGCGGCGCGCGTTGTCATCGGGCGGCTTTGGCTGTGGGCGTGGAGCGGCCTGCTCATCGGAGGGATCGGCGCGGGACTGGCGGCAGTGCAACTGCTCCCGCTGTACGAGCTTGGAACATTCTCGCGCCGGGCGGGGGGCGTTGATTACGCCTTTGCCACGCTCCATCCCCAGACCCCCGTCAATCTCATCACCTTGCTTCTGCCCTACTTCTTCCGGAGCCCCGACGGCTACTACTGGGGGCTGTGGTCATCGTGGGAGACCCGCCTCTATATGGGGATCGCTCCCCTCATCTTGGCAGTCGTTGCCCTGATCGCCTGCCGCACCCGCTTCGTCTACTTCTTCGGGCTGCTAGGACTGACCGCTCTTTGGATTGGAATGGCCTCGCATGCGCCCTTTTTCAACCTGCACGAACTGATCTATCAGCTTCCCGGCTACAACCAGATGCGGGCGCCGGGGCGCTACGCCCTCGTCTTCTCGCTCGCAGTCGCGGTGCTTGCAGCGTCTGGCTTCTGCTTCTTAGAGCGCCATCTCCGGGGCGGCTGGAGGTTCAATCCGGGCGGACCGGGCCCGCTCTTCGTGCGGGAAGCAGCGCCGCGAGGGCCGTGGCGCGTTCCCCTCTATGCCGCGCTTGTCTTCGTCTTCCTCCTCGCCCTTGAAGTCGTCTTCCGGCTTGAGGAGGCGGCCGCTGCTGTTGCCGCGCGCGCTCCGACGGTGGCGAAGTGGGTCGAGGAGTACCTTGCTGCGCCCCGCATGCGGCGCCTTCCGGACGAGGCGCTCACGGCGGAGCGCGTCTGGGCAGGGCTCGCCGCGGCGCTCGACCCGGCCAGTTTCTGGGTGAACTACGCCCTCATCCTCCTCTTTCTCACCATCCTTGTCCTCTTTCTCTGGCTCGCGCTGCGTCCGCTGCGCTGGCTCTGGATGACGGCGCTGCTCACCTTCAGCGTGGTCGACCTGATCTTTGTCGGCTGGCAGTTTCACCCCACCATCCCGCTCGGCACTCTCGAAGCGGCGTCGGCACCGGTGCGCTTTCTGCAGAACCAGCTCGCGACCGCGCCCGGCCGTGTCTACAGCCGGCCGGGCGCGACAACGGCGCCGAACACCCTCGCCGCGTTTAACATCCCGGAGGTCGGCGGCTACAGTTCGCTCAGCTTCAGGCGCCATGAGGAGTACACGGGCGCCCTTGAGATCGGCTACCCTCACCTGCTCGACGCGTTCCACGTTCGCTACGTCATCGCCTCCAACCGCTTCATCCCGACCCCCTCGTTCGAAGCGACCCCCTTCGACCCGGCTCGGCCGCTTTTCTCGACCGTGTCGACCGCCAACGGCTCTGCTTCGATCGACTTCGTGCTTGAAGGGTTCCTTGCCACCGATCTGCGCGTCGTCTCGCGGCTGCGCAACTCGCACGACCTTCCCCAAGGGACACCGGTGCTCGAAGTCCGGCTGACTGATGACCGCGGTGCCATCCAGACGTTTCGCCTGCTGGCCGGCGTCCATACCAGCGAAAACGCCTACGACCGCCCCGACGTGCGCCCGCTGGTGAAGCACAATAAGACCCAGGTCGCCTTCGAGTACAAGACGCCCGCCGGCGTTGTTGAGGGGCTCGCTTACTATACGAACCTCCCGCTCGGGCGGCGCGCCCGGATCACGCGTGTCGAAGCGCGCAACATCAGCCCGATCGGCGACCTCCAGCTTGTCGGCATGTCGTTGGTCGACGAGCCGACGCGCACTTTGCGTCATCTGTTTGCCGAACGCTCGACCCGCTGGAAGCGGGTCTACGAAGATGCCGACGTCGTCATCTTCGAGAACCTGCGTGTCTTGCCGCGCGCCTATCTCGTTCCCAATGCCATCGTTCGGCCTCCCAGCAAGAACCCGATTGAAATTCTGAACTTTATGGCCGAGAACGCCTTCGACCCGCGACGCGAAGTGCTCTTCGAGCGGGGCGACGCGCCGCCGAACATCCCCACGGTGGTGCGCCCCCCGCTGCCGAGCGACGTTCGCCTCGAGCAGGCGAGCGATATGTATCTCCGGATCCGGGTCAGAACGCCGGAAGAGCAGTACCTGGTCGTGGCCGATACCTACTATCCGGGCTGGAAAGCGACGATCGACGGCATTCCGGCCACAATCTACCGCGCGAACTACCTGATGCGCGGAATTGCGGTTCCTCCCGGCGAGCACGTGGTCGAGCTGCGGTTCGAGCCCGATACCTTCTGGCTCGGCTTTCGGATCACCCTCAGTGTTGCGAGCGGCGTGATCGCAGTCTGGGCGCTCTGGCGGCTGGGACTGTTCGCCCGCCTGCTTGCGCAGCTTGCGCGAGGCTGGCACCGCCGCGGCGGCCACTGGCGTACCTTCCCCCTCCCCACGCCTCGTCCCTCGCCGCGCTGGCCCCGCCCTGTCCCGACCGAGGCGCGGTTCGCCCGGCGCTAG
- a CDS encoding MFS transporter: protein MKVIAPMSHRSRPLPAARSRETWTLLAAILGSSMVFLESTVVAVALPALQADFAATLTDIQWVVAAFTLPLSALLLVGGALSDRYGRRRMVALGAVLFALGSAASGLAPTIGALIAARVVQGIGGAVLAPGALAMLSAGTPQQRRSRAIALWSAATGGATAVGPLLGGGLIELLSWRGVFFLNLPIAIVVVAILLTRVPESRDDRAAGRLDWPGALLATLGLGGVVFGLIRASAEDGGAVSVVVPLAAGIATLVLFVMVEARAAQPVMPLALFRSREFCGANALTVLLYGAVSGALFLLPFTLIQVQGYAAAEAGAAIVPFFLLLVIVSRWAGGLVERSGAQVPLVAGPSLVAIGLALFALPGIGGSYWTTIFPAVAVLGLGMGITVPPLTIVVMNSVDHRLAGVAAGVNNALSRAAGLLAVVLFSLVVATAFNAELDRRVAALAPAPEARASIDAQRRSLAAATVPATVPDAPALNRAVDEAYLAGYRLAMLLGAALAAAGAAIARLTVRGAPPAVQALEE, encoded by the coding sequence GTGAAGGTGATAGCGCCGATGTCGCATCGCAGTCGGCCGCTGCCCGCTGCGCGCAGCCGGGAGACGTGGACCCTGCTGGCCGCGATCCTCGGCTCGAGCATGGTCTTCCTCGAGAGTACGGTGGTCGCGGTCGCCCTGCCGGCGCTGCAAGCCGACTTCGCGGCAACCCTGACCGACATCCAATGGGTGGTGGCAGCCTTTACTTTGCCGCTCTCGGCCCTTCTCCTCGTCGGCGGCGCGCTGAGCGATCGCTACGGTCGCCGGCGCATGGTTGCGCTCGGCGCGGTGCTCTTTGCGCTTGGCTCGGCCGCAAGCGGTCTTGCTCCGACAATCGGTGCCCTGATCGCAGCGCGGGTGGTCCAGGGAATTGGCGGCGCTGTGCTGGCGCCGGGAGCGCTGGCGATGCTGAGCGCGGGCACGCCGCAGCAGCGTCGCAGCCGGGCGATTGCGCTCTGGTCAGCGGCGACGGGAGGAGCGACTGCGGTTGGGCCGCTGCTGGGGGGCGGGCTGATCGAGCTGCTGTCGTGGCGGGGGGTCTTCTTTCTCAACCTGCCGATCGCGATCGTTGTGGTCGCCATTCTGCTCACTCGTGTTCCGGAAAGCCGCGACGACCGCGCAGCGGGTCGGCTGGACTGGCCAGGAGCTCTCCTCGCCACGCTCGGTCTTGGGGGCGTGGTCTTTGGCCTGATCCGCGCTTCCGCCGAGGACGGTGGAGCGGTGAGCGTCGTTGTGCCGCTGGCGGCCGGCATCGCGACGCTGGTCCTCTTTGTCATGGTCGAAGCGCGGGCTGCGCAGCCGGTGATGCCGCTCGCGCTGTTCCGCTCGCGGGAGTTCTGCGGCGCGAACGCGCTGACCGTGCTGCTGTATGGAGCGGTCAGCGGGGCGCTGTTCTTGCTGCCCTTCACCCTGATCCAAGTGCAGGGATATGCAGCGGCAGAGGCTGGCGCGGCCATTGTGCCCTTCTTCCTCCTTCTGGTCATCGTCTCGCGCTGGGCAGGCGGACTGGTCGAGCGGAGCGGCGCGCAGGTGCCGCTCGTGGCCGGCCCGTCACTCGTCGCGATCGGGCTCGCGCTCTTCGCCCTGCCCGGCATCGGCGGAAGCTACTGGACGACGATCTTCCCTGCCGTCGCCGTGCTCGGCCTCGGCATGGGGATCACCGTGCCGCCGCTGACGATCGTCGTCATGAACTCGGTCGACCACCGCCTAGCGGGGGTTGCGGCCGGCGTGAACAACGCCCTCTCTCGTGCCGCAGGGCTGCTCGCGGTTGTGCTGTTCTCCCTTGTCGTCGCGACCGCGTTCAATGCCGAGCTGGACCGCCGCGTGGCGGCGCTTGCGCCCGCTCCTGAGGCCCGCGCCAGCATCGATGCGCAGCGGCGCAGCCTTGCCGCCGCAACCGTGCCGGCGACTGTTCCCGACGCGCCAGCGCTCAACCGCGCGGTCGACGAGGCGTACCTTGCGGGGTATCGCCTCGCGATGCTGCTGGGCGCGGCGCTCGCGGCCGCAGGCGCCGCCATTGCGCGCCTGACGGTGCGGGGCGCGCCGCCGGCCGTCCAGGCGCTGGAGGAGTGA
- a CDS encoding dienelactone hydrolase family protein, translated as MTEETLVLSTDEGPRAATLFRPAQPQGLILFAHGTGSSRQSPRNRFVAETLASGTFAALLIDLLTEEETRANAEISMELLASRLEAAIERASRLPDLSALPVGLYGASTGAAVALIAAARHPAVRAVVSRGGRTDLADEWLPRVRVPTLLIVGEHDVPVLLLNRQALPRFGGETRLAIVPGASHLFPEPGALERVATLTRDWFLRHLG; from the coding sequence ATGACCGAAGAGACGCTCGTTCTCTCCACCGACGAGGGGCCGCGCGCGGCGACCCTGTTCCGCCCCGCCCAGCCGCAGGGGCTCATCCTCTTTGCTCACGGCACGGGAAGCAGCCGACAGAGCCCGCGCAATCGCTTTGTTGCGGAGACGCTCGCCAGCGGCACGTTCGCCGCCCTGCTGATTGATCTCCTCACCGAGGAAGAAACCCGCGCCAATGCCGAGATCAGCATGGAGCTTCTTGCCAGCCGCCTCGAAGCGGCGATCGAGCGCGCCTCTCGCCTGCCCGACCTGTCGGCGCTCCCCGTCGGTCTCTATGGAGCGAGCACGGGAGCCGCTGTTGCGCTGATCGCCGCTGCCCGCCATCCGGCCGTCCGCGCGGTTGTCTCACGCGGCGGCCGTACTGACCTCGCCGACGAGTGGCTGCCCCGCGTGCGCGTTCCGACCTTGCTCATCGTGGGCGAGCATGACGTGCCGGTGCTCCTCCTCAACCGCCAAGCGCTGCCGCGGTTCGGCGGCGAGACGCGGCTCGCGATCGTCCCGGGCGCGTCGCACCTGTTTCCCGAGCCCGGCGCGCTTGAGCGGGTCGCGACGCTGACGCGAGACTGGTTCTTGCGCCATCTTGGCTAA
- a CDS encoding phosphoribosyltransferase, translated as MARFADRAHAGRVLAAALGHYAGRPDLIVLGLPRGGVPVAFEVARKLGAPLDVFVVRKLGVPGREELAMGAVASGGVRVLNEDVVESLRIPPSVIDQVAAREERELARREQLYRAGLPPLTFAGKTAILVDDGLATGSTMRAAILAARRLEPAAVVVAVPVGSPDVCADLRTLADEVICAETPPFLYAVGLWYRDFTQVSDEEVRDLLARARTAVRNAET; from the coding sequence ATGGCACGCTTTGCTGATCGGGCACATGCGGGGCGGGTTCTCGCCGCCGCTCTTGGACACTACGCCGGCCGACCGGATCTGATCGTCCTCGGGCTGCCCCGCGGCGGGGTGCCAGTCGCGTTTGAAGTGGCGCGCAAGCTCGGCGCCCCCCTCGACGTGTTTGTCGTTCGCAAGTTGGGCGTGCCGGGCCGCGAGGAATTAGCAATGGGCGCGGTGGCGAGCGGCGGTGTCCGCGTGCTGAACGAGGATGTCGTCGAATCGCTCCGCATTCCTCCCAGCGTCATCGACCAAGTCGCCGCCCGGGAAGAGCGCGAGCTTGCGCGCCGGGAGCAGCTGTATCGCGCCGGCCTGCCGCCGCTCACCTTCGCCGGCAAGACGGCGATCCTCGTCGACGATGGCCTCGCCACCGGCAGCACGATGCGCGCGGCAATTTTGGCCGCCCGCCGCCTCGAGCCGGCGGCGGTGGTAGTCGCCGTTCCCGTGGGCTCTCCCGACGTCTGCGCCGACCTCCGCACTCTCGCCGATGAGGTCATCTGCGCCGAGACCCCGCCCTTCCTCTACGCCGTCGGCTTGTGGTATCGCGACTTTACTCAAGTCTCCGACGAGGAAGTGCGCGACCTCCTCGCCCGCGCTCGAACGGCTGTCCGCAACGCCGAGACATGA
- the argJ gene encoding bifunctional glutamate N-acetyltransferase/amino-acid acetyltransferase ArgJ, whose translation MELIPDGSVTSPRGFIAGGIAAGIKPSGALDLGILASVVPATAAAVFTTHALPSPTILLNRERVARGTARAIVVNSGNANAATGAAGLHDAQEMARLAAARLGIPETEALAASTGVIGIPLPMDLVRAAIPAVPLSPEGGHDFARAIMTTDSWPKERAVRLVIDGRTVTVGGCAKGAGMIHPNLATMLAFLTTDAPVTASWLSAALRRIVDDTFNMIDVDGDMSTNDTVLVLANGEAGGTPIAGGPAGDALEAALRAVAEHLAKEIVRNAEGATKLIEVRVTGAPSRHAARAIARTVASSLMVTTAVHGNDPNWGRIYGAIGNAGVPVNADRLSIAIGAVQVFAAGAPRPFDATAAIAHLHGPDVLIAIDLGEGTERATAWGSNLSEAYVTLNSVYTT comes from the coding sequence ATGGAACTCATCCCAGACGGGAGCGTCACCAGCCCCCGCGGATTTATCGCCGGCGGCATCGCCGCCGGAATCAAGCCGAGCGGCGCCCTCGACCTCGGCATCCTCGCTAGTGTCGTGCCGGCCACTGCCGCCGCGGTCTTCACCACCCACGCCCTCCCCTCGCCGACCATCCTTCTCAACCGCGAGCGGGTCGCCCGCGGCACGGCGCGAGCGATTGTCGTCAACAGCGGCAACGCCAACGCGGCGACCGGCGCCGCAGGGCTGCATGATGCGCAGGAAATGGCGCGGCTGGCGGCAGCGCGCCTAGGCATTCCCGAAACTGAAGCGCTTGCCGCCAGCACCGGCGTGATTGGCATTCCGCTGCCCATGGACCTCGTGCGTGCCGCCATCCCGGCCGTGCCGCTCTCCCCAGAGGGCGGGCATGACTTCGCGCGCGCGATCATGACGACCGACAGCTGGCCGAAGGAGCGGGCGGTGCGCCTCGTCATCGACGGCCGAACGGTGACAGTCGGCGGCTGCGCCAAAGGGGCGGGGATGATCCACCCCAATCTGGCCACCATGCTTGCCTTTCTGACCACCGACGCGCCGGTAACCGCGAGCTGGCTCTCGGCGGCGCTCCGCCGGATCGTCGATGACACGTTCAACATGATCGACGTCGACGGCGACATGAGCACGAACGATACGGTGCTCGTCCTCGCGAACGGCGAAGCGGGCGGCACGCCGATCGCTGGCGGTCCCGCCGGCGATGCCCTCGAAGCCGCGCTGCGCGCCGTCGCCGAGCATCTCGCCAAGGAGATCGTCCGCAACGCCGAAGGCGCGACGAAACTGATCGAGGTACGCGTCACCGGCGCGCCAAGTCGCCACGCTGCGCGCGCCATCGCTCGGACCGTTGCCTCCTCCCTCATGGTCACCACGGCGGTGCACGGCAACGACCCGAACTGGGGCCGCATCTACGGCGCCATCGGCAATGCCGGGGTTCCGGTCAACGCCGACCGCCTGTCGATCGCGATCGGCGCGGTGCAGGTGTTTGCCGCCGGCGCTCCCCGCCCCTTCGATGCGACTGCGGCGATTGCCCATCTCCACGGCCCTGACGTGCTGATCGCGATCGACCTCGGCGAGGGCACCGAGCGCGCCACCGCGTGGGGCAGCAACCTGAGCGAAGCGTACGTCACGCTCAACAGCGTCTACACCACCTGA
- a CDS encoding VTT domain-containing protein yields MNLPRNLALALAAIALLAIFISQRETIGLILSDATFLRNWVVSFGPAAPAVLIALQIVQIVVAPIPAQAIGMVSGYLYGFWGGLVITFFGGTLGSITALMLGRFIGKPIVYKFADEQVIAWVQRFNRVRSVPIWAVIFALPIGDPLLYAAGLTGISLRTLIVGAAIGRFPGMIFANFFGAETESLGAWAWVFGFVIGGILLTLFSLWHRQIQAATELLARRLGHDVRAESE; encoded by the coding sequence ATGAATCTGCCCCGAAACCTCGCCTTAGCCCTAGCAGCGATCGCGCTGCTCGCCATCTTCATCTCCCAGCGCGAGACGATCGGGCTCATCCTGTCCGACGCCACATTCCTCCGCAATTGGGTGGTCTCGTTTGGCCCGGCCGCGCCAGCCGTTCTGATCGCGCTCCAAATTGTCCAAATCGTCGTCGCGCCTATCCCCGCTCAGGCGATCGGAATGGTCTCGGGCTATCTGTACGGATTTTGGGGCGGCTTGGTCATCACGTTCTTCGGCGGCACGCTCGGGTCGATCACCGCGCTTATGCTCGGTCGCTTTATCGGCAAGCCCATCGTCTACAAGTTTGCCGACGAGCAGGTTATCGCGTGGGTGCAGCGCTTCAATCGGGTCCGCTCGGTCCCTATCTGGGCCGTCATTTTCGCCCTGCCGATCGGCGACCCCCTGCTCTATGCAGCGGGATTGACGGGCATCTCGCTGCGGACCCTGATCGTCGGAGCGGCAATTGGGCGCTTCCCCGGCATGATCTTTGCCAACTTCTTCGGCGCCGAGACGGAGTCGCTCGGCGCTTGGGCATGGGTATTTGGGTTTGTCATCGGCGGGATCCTGCTGACCCTCTTTTCGCTCTGGCACCGCCAGATCCAAGCCGCGACCGAGTTGCTCGCCCGCCGGCTCGGTCACGACGTTCGCGCCGAGTCAGAATAG
- the argC gene encoding N-acetyl-gamma-glutamyl-phosphate reductase: MNVGILNVTGYAGLELARLLARHPHVTLHAVTGRSDAGKALDEVFQSLTGLDLPIVSELPDDVEFVFSGLPHKASAEALLPFIDRGIPVVDLAADFRLHDPAEYQRWYNVAPPRPALLAQAVYGLTEIHRAEIAGARLVANPGCYPTAALLAVIPAIAAGIAKPDVIVDAKSGISGGGRSLALANHYSEVNENVTPYSVSGHRHLPEIVQELAALTASPPAVTFIPHLVPMTRGILASCYLPLADTVEEDPPALQRRVTDLYHDWYDREPFVFVSKTPPSTKATYGSNRALLYPVVDARARRLVVFSAIDNLVKGASGQAIQNMNVMLGWPETLGLEGLPVYP, from the coding sequence TTGAACTGGCGCGCCTCCTCGCCCGCCACCCCCACGTGACGCTCCACGCCGTCACTGGGCGCAGCGACGCCGGGAAAGCGCTCGATGAAGTCTTCCAGAGCCTCACTGGCCTCGACCTGCCGATCGTGTCGGAGCTGCCTGACGATGTCGAGTTTGTCTTCTCCGGCCTGCCCCATAAGGCAAGCGCCGAGGCGCTGCTCCCCTTCATCGATCGCGGCATCCCCGTTGTCGATCTCGCCGCCGACTTCCGCCTCCACGACCCGGCAGAGTATCAGCGCTGGTACAACGTCGCGCCGCCTCGCCCCGCGCTGCTGGCGCAGGCCGTCTACGGGCTGACAGAGATCCACCGCGCCGAGATCGCCGGCGCCCGGCTTGTCGCCAACCCGGGCTGCTATCCAACCGCGGCGCTGCTCGCTGTCATTCCCGCCATCGCCGCCGGCATCGCTAAGCCCGATGTTATCGTCGACGCCAAATCCGGGATCTCCGGCGGCGGCCGCAGCCTTGCCCTCGCCAACCACTACAGTGAGGTGAACGAGAACGTCACGCCGTACAGCGTCAGCGGCCATCGCCATCTCCCGGAGATTGTGCAAGAGCTGGCCGCCCTCACTGCGTCCCCCCCCGCGGTCACCTTCATTCCGCACCTTGTGCCGATGACCCGCGGGATCCTCGCGAGCTGCTATCTGCCGCTCGCCGACACGGTCGAAGAGGACCCGCCGGCGCTCCAGCGTCGCGTTACCGACCTCTACCACGACTGGTACGACCGCGAGCCGTTCGTGTTCGTCAGCAAAACGCCGCCGTCGACGAAGGCGACATACGGCAGCAATCGCGCTCTTCTCTATCCTGTCGTCGATGCGCGCGCGCGGCGCCTTGTCGTCTTCAGCGCGATCGACAACCTTGTCAAAGGAGCATCCGGTCAAGCGATCCAAAACATGAATGTCATGCTCGGCTGGCCGGAGACACTCGGCCTCGAGGGGCTGCCGGTGTACCCATGA